In the genome of Polaribacter sp. MED152, one region contains:
- the ftsA gene encoding cell division protein FtsA — protein sequence MEDNKIAVGLDIGTTKIVAMIGRKNEYGKIEVVGIGKAKSLGVKRGVVSNITQTIQSIQQAVDEAESVSGVKIEDVVVGIAGQHIRSLHHSDYITRNNADEVIDEADIEDLVNQVHKLVMLPGEEIIHVLPQEFKVDSQADIKEPIGMYGGRLEANFHVVVGQVSSIRNIGRCVKSAGLDLNEITLEPLASAQAVLSQEEKEAGVALIDIGGGTTDLAIFKDGIIRHTAVIPFGGNVITDDIKEGCSIIEKQAELLKIKFGSAWPGENKETEIVSIPGLRGREPKEITLKNLSKIIHARVQEIIEHVYLEIKNYGHETAKGKLIAGIVLTGGGSQLKHLRQLVEYITGMDARIGYPNEHLAGESDEALSSPSYATAVGLLMEGLEKDIKVEEVEEVLEEIIENTEDEVINEPEPAPKPTPKKKSFFEKFTEGLKDFLDNAE from the coding sequence ATGGAAGACAATAAAATAGCTGTTGGTTTAGATATTGGTACAACCAAAATTGTTGCCATGATTGGTCGTAAAAACGAATATGGTAAAATTGAGGTAGTTGGTATTGGTAAGGCAAAAAGTTTAGGTGTAAAACGTGGTGTAGTAAGTAATATTACACAAACTATACAATCTATTCAGCAAGCTGTAGATGAAGCAGAAAGTGTATCTGGTGTAAAAATAGAAGATGTAGTAGTAGGTATTGCTGGGCAACATATTAGAAGTTTACATCATAGTGATTATATCACTAGAAATAATGCAGATGAAGTTATTGACGAGGCTGATATAGAAGATTTGGTAAATCAAGTTCACAAATTGGTAATGTTGCCAGGAGAAGAAATAATTCATGTTTTACCACAAGAATTTAAAGTAGATTCTCAAGCGGATATTAAAGAGCCAATTGGAATGTATGGTGGGCGACTTGAAGCCAATTTTCATGTAGTGGTTGGGCAAGTATCATCAATCAGAAATATTGGTAGATGTGTAAAAAGTGCTGGTTTAGACCTAAATGAAATTACTCTAGAACCATTAGCTTCTGCACAAGCAGTATTAAGTCAAGAAGAGAAAGAAGCAGGTGTTGCTTTAATTGATATTGGTGGTGGAACAACTGATTTGGCCATCTTTAAAGACGGAATCATTAGACACACAGCAGTAATTCCTTTTGGAGGTAACGTTATTACAGACGATATTAAAGAAGGATGCTCAATTATAGAAAAACAAGCTGAGTTATTGAAGATTAAATTTGGTTCTGCTTGGCCAGGTGAAAATAAAGAAACAGAAATTGTTTCGATTCCTGGTTTAAGAGGTAGAGAACCTAAAGAAATAACGCTTAAAAACTTATCTAAAATTATACATGCAAGAGTGCAAGAAATTATTGAGCATGTGTATTTAGAAATTAAAAATTATGGGCATGAAACTGCCAAAGGAAAACTAATTGCAGGTATTGTTTTAACAGGAGGTGGTTCTCAGTTAAAACACTTACGTCAATTGGTAGAATACATTACTGGTATGGATGCTAGAATCGGATATCCAAATGAACATTTGGCTGGGGAATCTGATGAAGCATTATCTAGCCCTTCTTATGCAACCGCAGTTGGGTTGTTAATGGAAGGCTTAGAAAAAGATATTAAAGTAGAAGAAGTAGAAGAGGTTCTAGAAGAAATTATAGAAAATACAGAAGATGAAGTAATCAATGAACCTGAACCAGCACCAAAACCAACACCAAAAAAGAAATCATTCTTCGAGAAATTTACAGAAGGATTGAAAGATTTTTTAGATAATGCTGAGTAG